Part of the Helicobacter bilis genome is shown below.
TCATATTCACCTTGCAAATGCACATCAGCATACTTCATACTCTCATTCCATGCAATATCAAATACAGATTCTACCCCCTGTATATACATAGCAAGTCGTTCAACCCCATAGGTAATCTCCACACTCACACTCTCACAAGGGATACCGCCTACTTGCTGAAAATAGGTAAATTGCGTTACCTCCATACCATCAAGCCACACTTCCCAGCCAAGTCCCCATGCTCCGAGTGTTGGCGACTCCCAGTTATCCTCTACAAAGCGAATGTCATGTGCGTTTGTATCTAGCCCTAAAGCTTCTAAACTCTGTAAATATAGCTCCTGTATATTATCTGGTGAGGGTTTAATTAAAACTTGAAATTGATAATAGCTTCCAAGTCGATTTGGATTCTCCCCATAGCGTCCATCAGTTGGTCTGCGAGATGGTGCGACATAGGCGGTAGCCCATGGCGTTTTATCAAGACTTCTTAGTAATGTAGCAGGGTGAAAAGTCCCAGCCCCAGCAGGTATATCATAGGGTTGTAAAATCGCACAGCCCTTTGTGTTATTAAAAGTAGCATTCGCCCAAAATGTTTGTAGCTTTAATAGAATCTCTGAAAATGTCAGCATAAAAGCCCCTGTTAAAAAATATCGCTAAAAAAAGTGTAGCATAGCAAAAGATTATGAAGTTTTAATGCTTTGTGTATTGAAACTACCTTGTGAAATTATAGAGTGTGTTATAATTCTAAAGGTAAGGGATAAAGGAAAACTATGCGATTATACATTCTATTTTTTATGCTTTTTTATCTATGCTATGCAAAAGATTCTAAAAATGAGTTAAGTGAGAGTGAGAGAAAAAATGCCATTGTAGCTTGTGCGAACTCGCATTTAGAATCTTGTGAAAAGCTTTTAAATGATAATCTACCAGACATACGCACTTGCAATGTCCGCACAGAATGTGAATTTAGCGGGTGGCTCTACATTCAAGTGCAAGAATACACACAATCACTCCCCTATCTCAAAAAAGCATGTGATAATAATCATAAAGAAGGCTGTGATAAACTAGGCTTTAGCTATCAGCGACTAAATAATTATAGAAAAGCAAAAAAATACTATAAAATCGCTTGTAATAAAGGCAGCATGAGTGGCTGCTATAATCTTGCTATGCTTTATTATGATGGCTTAGGTGTGAGACATAGCTATGAAATGGCAAATACACTTTTTGAAAAAATCTGTGATAACAGAGAAGGGCTTGGCTGTCTGCAACTTGGCATAGCCTATAAAGAGGGCTTAGGCGTGATACAAAATCAAGATAAGGCAAAAATGTATTTTGAAAAAGGGTGTTCTTTGAGTAATAATGAATCTTGCAATTTTCTTGATGAATATCAAAGTGATATGCGGGAAGAATATAATGAAGAAGAAGGTAGTAATAAAAACAAGAGTGATGAGAGTATAGAATAGGTACTTTGCAAAACTAATGCTATATCATTAAGTTCAGTATGCAGACTTGATATTCATTCAAATCGCGTGTGATACATTATTGATGTAGCTATAAAGCAATCGATTTAAGCCTGATAACAATCCCTTTTATTGTTGTTATCAAAGCTACTCCACCAAAGCAATCATTTGCGAAAAGTTTTTGGCACAAAGACTTGCACCGCCTATTAATACACCATCAGAAATAGAGCAAATACTAGTGATATTATCCTTATTCACACTGCCCCCATATAATGCTTTTTTAACACCTAAATCCTTTAATATCTGCATAATATTTGCAATCTCTTTAAGACTTGGCGTTTTTCCGCTGCCTATTGCCCAAATAGGTTCATAGGCTATCGTTAATAGCGGATAGGATAGGTCAATATGTTGTAGTTGAGATTCTAAAAAATCCCTAACACAAGGCACACCAGAATCCTCCCCAATACATAGCATAATACGCATATTTTCCTGCATGAAAAACTCAAACTTTTCTTTTATCTTAGCATTATTCTCGCCTAAAATTTGCCGTCTCTCACTATGCCCCAACATAATATGCTTAATCTTTAAGGCATTAAGTACCTCTTGTCCTATCTCACCCGTAAAAGCACCATTTTGAATAGGATAAGCATTCTGTGCGCCAATCTCAAAATGCGTGTATATATTATCTGTTAGGCTTGCTTGATTTGGAAACACGATAATATTGTGTTTTTTGGCATTTTGCAAAGATTGGAGTTCTGTTTGCAAAAGAGATAAATATGCTAATGTGCTTTGTGGAGTGTGATTTGCCTTGAGATTTGCGGCGATTGTTTTCATTGGAATCCTTTATTGATTAAATTTTAGTTTAAAATTATATTGTGTGTTTATAAAATTTAATAAATATAAATAAAAGACTATATATCGCAGAAACGCTCCAAGACATTCTTGCAGTAATATTTAAGAATTTAACCAAATGTTCCATGTTGAAATGAAGTAGAATAATAATGTTTAAAAAAGGGTTCTTAAATACACGCGGAGTTTAGAAATATAATATTTGGTATGACGGAAAGAAAGAGTTTAATAGACTTGCAAATATAGAGAATTGATACACGCGAGAAGTCTCAAACATTTTTTCTGTATAAGTAGATATGAGATCGTGCTTCACAATTCAATCCCGCAAATAACAAACACGCAAGTTATACTTTATAAGATGTAATCAGATTTAGAAAATGGTGGTTGCGACTGGACTCGAACCAGCGACCCCTACCATGTCAAGGTAGTGCTCTACCAACTGAGCTACGCTACCACCCAATAAATTTAAGGCGATATGTGTAAGCGTTAATTTCATCATAAACATTAAGTTCCCACTCTACTAGATCACAACAAGATTCTGAAATCGTAGTCAAAAAAAAACATTGTATTAAATAGTCATTTCTAACCACATTAATACAATATCAGGGGATTTAATATCATGTCGCCATATCTTTAATGATGTATAATACTACAAACAGAAAACATAAAGCATCTTGATAAAATTTTAACTTAAAGGAGTGGCGTGCTCGGAGGGATTCAAACCCCCGACCTACAGGACCGCAACCTGTTGCTCTATTCAGCTGAGCTACGAGCACAATTAGCTTGTGATTATATAGAAAAAAATATAAAAAATAGCTTAATAGTTTAAAATTTTAAAGAATATTTATAAAGAATTAAGTTTAGGTCAATATTTTATTATGTCAAGATATATTATTTCATAACTTGTTTTGGGTTAGATTCTAGTTATAATGACAATATTTTACACATCGAATAATAAATCCGCTAACGAATAAATAATACTAATATTAATAAAATAATACTATAATAATACCTTTTTAATTTTATTAATAAAGGTAAGGTTCTATGTTTTCTTACACCTATGTATATAAAAAAGATAACAAAGAAAATGCTTTTTTTACGCAGTTTAACCCTAAAGCTATCACAGCAAAAAATAATGATGATACACCATTTTTCTCATATTCTTCAAGGCTAGATGTTACTCAAGCAGGTTTTGCTAAAGAATATTTTATTAAGAAGAGATTTAATAAAAAGTCTCTTTATATAAGTATATTTTGTGCCTATACCCTACTTTTTATGGAATCTTTATTTGCAGATAGCCTAGATATTACGGATAATACGACTTCAAAAGATTCTAACACAAAGCATTATCAAGCAAAAGCGGCAACCGTTACTGCAACAAGAATCCCAACGACAATCACTGAAGCCCCCGGCAATGTCAGCATAATAGATAAGGAATCTATAAAAATGCGACCAAATAGTAAGATTAGCGACACTTTGCGTGGTATAGAGGGCTTGCGTCAAAGCAAAAGTCGCGGCATGGATACATTTGATGGGGTTACTATTCGGGGCGTTAGTAGTGGGGCTATGATTATGCTTGATGGTGTGATTCTAAATGATATGGATAATAATACAAAAATGATAACCGCGATGAATGCCGATGATTTAGAGCAAGTGGAAGTGATACGCGGTCCATTCTCAAATCTCTATGGTAGCGGGGCGTTGAGTGGGGCTATAAACTTTGTTACCGCTATGCCTAATAAGTTTGAATTGAGGGCAAACATAGGCTATGGGAATCCTTTCGTGCCAAATACCGCACAAGAAAATCTCGTGCGTGGGTATCTCTCAATCGGTGATACCTTTTTTGATAATAAGCTAAAGCTTAAAGCAAGCTATGGCTTCACCACCACAGATGGCTACGCAGCAGATAGTGCGTGGGTGTATAAAGGCGATACCATTCTTAATAATGGCGTAACAGGTGGCATACCAAGTAAGAATCCACAAGGCACAGACATTGTAATAATAGGGGATATGGGAAAACAAAAGTATCAAACACATGACTTGAAATTTAAAGCACAATATGATTTGACAGAATCTATTACGCTAGATTCTGGACTTATGTTTAACTACTATGGCTATACACATGAAGACCATACGACTTTCTTGCGTAAGAATGGAGAAGAATATTGGGGAGATAATAGCAATACTTGTAATAATTGCGGTGGAAATCGTCCCATGCCTATGTATGCTGGACGCGGCATAGGGCAAGAGAGATTTGCTCAAAATATCTTTTATGTAGGATATAAGCAATACTTTGATGATATATTGCTTAGTGCTAGATACTCACGCATTGATGGCTGGAGAGATTTTAATAATCCAGATGGTGGGGCAAGTGGTGAAACAAATGCAAATACTACACTTACAGGCGGACCCGGTTCACAAACTAAAGATAGATTCCAAACGAATAATTTAGATATTTTTACAAATATCCCTATCTTTGATGTAGGACAGAATTTGCTGATAGGATTCCAAGCAAGGCAGCTAAGTATGGACGAGTCTGTCTTTAACCTTAATGATTGGACAAATTATTCTAGCAATGGCAGCAACTATGTCAATACCAAAGAGAACAAAGGTGGCAAAAGCCTTATGAGTGGTGTTTTTATAGAACTTAGAAGCGAGTGGAATAAATATTTAAGCACGACTTTGGGCTTACGATATGACTACTGGCTAGGGTATGACTACTATACAAAAACTAACTCGCAAGTAACAAACAACTCAAAGCATAAGATTTCTCCAAAAGCAACACTTAATTACTACATAAATGATACAAGCACACTAAAAGCATCAATTGGACAGGGATTTCGCGCACCAACGCTTAGTCAAATGTTTAGCACATACAAAACAAATAATGGTATCACAACCATTGGGAATCCAAACCTAAAACCAGAGAGTGCCACAAGCTTTGATATAGGCTTTGAACAAAAGCTTAGTTTTTCTCAATATCAGGGCTTAGTAAAAGCATATTATTTTAATACTTTTATGAGTGATGTTATCTATAATCATTTAGAAGGTAATACTAATTACTTAAAAAATGGTGGATTAGCCCTTATCAATGGCTTAGAGCTATCCTACAAACAGAATCTCCCTTATAATCTCTCACTACTTTTCACCTACACCTTTACAAATTCAGACATGCTAAGAAATCCAGCGGATAAAAGCATAGAAGGTAAAAAACTCACAGGCATACCAGAGCATTTGGGTTACGCACAGATTGCCTATGATGATTCTGTATTTTTTGGAAGTTTTGGTATTGAAATGATGAGTAAGCCTTTTAGCAGAGCGGATAATAAGGATACAATCGGTGGTGTATATAGTGCGACTGATGGCTATGTGCTGGGTGATGTGAGAGTTGGCTATAGATTCTTAAAGCATTATGAAGTAGCCTTTAATGCGACAAATATTTTTAATCAAAAATATTTTAGCTATTATAGAGCCCCCGGTGCTGCATTCTTTATACAGGCTGGTGCTACTTTTTAATAACATTTTGGCGTATTTGTAACGATATTTAGAATCTAGAAATGAAGTAATATTGTTTCTTTATCTTATTTACTTTATAGGAATATAATCAGCCTAAGTCTCAAAGACTGAATAATATTAAAAGGATTATGTATGAGAAAAATTGTGCTTAGTGCTATTGTGGCAAGTTCGTTGGCTATTGTTGGTATGCAGGCTGCACCATATAAGATTGATGTAAGTCATTCAGCGATTAACTTTAAGATTGGACACATGGTTGTGGCAAATGTGAATGGGAATTTTGCGAAATTTAGCGGCAATGTGGATATTGATCCAAAGACAAAAACGCTAACAAAGCTTGATGGAGAAATCGACATTACTTCTATCAACACAAGAGATGAGGAAAGAGATGGGCATTTACTAGGTGATGCTTACTTTGATGCAGGGACATATCCAAAAGGCACACTTAAAGCGACAAAAATCACAAAAGCTAAAAATGGCATTCGTGTTGAGGCAGATTTGACACTTCGAGGTGTAACAAAAAAGGTAATTTTCACAGGTGAGCTAAAAGGACCAGCACAGCATCCTATGCTTAAAAAAGAGATTTTTGGGCTTACCCTGCAGGCTACAATTAATCGCAAGGATTTTAATATCGGCAAAGATACTTCAGGTGCTACAATGGGTGAGAGTGTAGATATTTCTATCAACTTAGAGCTTCATCCGCAATAAATTCACATAGAATCTTAACATGCAATAAAGCACAAAGGATTATAACCACTTCCTTTGTGGCTATCTAGCATGAGTTTTCATATAACATTTTGCCCGAGATTATTTGCTTAAAATTATATGAAAACTCATAAAAGGGGATAGTATGGACAATAAAACTACGCATTTAAGCGATGAGATAAAAAGAGAGATTCTGCAAAATGCTAAAACCATAATGATAGTAGGCTTAAGCCCAGATACAAGTAAGCCAAGCTATCATGTCGCCTCATTTCTCTTAGAAAAGGGCTATGATATAATTCCAATTTACCCAAAAGGTGGCGAGATTTTAGGCAAAAAGGCTTTCACTTCGCTTAAAGAAGCATTCATAGATATATCTAAAAAAGGTGTGAAATGCGATATTATCGACATTTTTAGAAAAAGCGAGGCATTACCTTTGGTTGTAAGTGAGATTTGTGAAATATGGGGATTAGAATCTAGTATAAAAGATTCTTGTGCTAGAGAAAGTGAAATAGCTAGAGATTTAGATTCTAATTATAACGATCAGCATTCAGTCGTTAAACTAGGGAAACTAGATTCTATAAATTTTGCACCCCAAAGCCCTGCACCCACCCAAATGGTAGAGAATCTAGACTCTAATAGTCATCATATTAAGCATAGTGAAATATCTAATACAGAATCTAAAAAAGATTTTTCGCCTATGGCTCAAAATGACAAGATTCTAGAATCCTTTAATACAAATAACCCTTGTATATGGGTGCAACTTGGATTACAAAATGCAGAAGCAGCTAAAATTGCAAAGCAACATGGAATGCTTTATGAAGAAGATAGCTGCATTAAACTAGAATATATGAGAATCTTTAGTAAATAAATTAAATACTTGTAGATTCTAGAACATTCTTTATTGGCAATATTATTTTCTTGTGTATATGTGAGTTTATCTACCTAATATAACGATTATTTATAAATGCAAAATTCACATTATTGATTTTGAGTAGTATATGCAATTACTGCGTATAGAATCCATTGATTTTCCATCTTATTTCACACCAAAAGCACATGCGAAATCTTTGCTTTCAAAATAATGCAAAATTATACAATATGCTTTATACCCTATTTTTTCAACATGCAAGAGTGGTATTTCTGCCACAAGTTACTAAGGCTAACTAACGAAATCCTAACCCCACAAATTCTCTTGCTAAGATTCTATTAAAAGATAGAAACTAACGCGGTATTTGATTTTGTGAAAGCATACCTAAAAGGCTTTGTATTCCGCCTTTTTGGCTAAGTTTCTTTGCAAATTTACTTGCTTGGTCAAATTGCTTTAATACACGATTAATATCGCTTACTTGCAATCCACTGCCAAGTGCTATACGCTTTCGTCTTGAGCCATTTAAAAGGTCTGGGTTTTCTCTTTCTTTTTGCGTCATGGAATTTACCATTGCGCGGATTATTTTAATCTCTTCAGAGTTATCCAAATCCACATCTTTGAGTGATTTTGCCATATTACCCATACCCGGAATCATAGACATGAGAGAGCTTACTGACCCCATCTTTTTGACATTTTCAATTTGATTGAGAAAATCTGTAAAAGTAAAAGTCCCCTTTTTAATCTTTTTATGAATATCTTTTGCTTCTTTTGGATTGATAACACTTGCTGTTTTTTCCGCAAGACTCGTTAAATCCCCTGCACCCATAAGCCTTGATACAATCCTATCTGGCATAAATAAATCAAGGTCGGCAATCTTTTCTCCCATACCCATAAAACGCAAGGGAATGCCGATTTGATACGCAATGGAGAGAGCTATACCACCTTTTGAATCACTATCAAACTTGCTTAAAATCACACCGCTAATACCTATCTTTTCATGGAAAGTTTGTGCTGTTCTCACACCATCTTGCCCACTTAGAGAATCTGCAACATAGAAAGTATCATGCGGATTTATCGCTTTTTTAATCTCGGCTAATTCACTCATTAAAGACTCATCAATTGCTAATCGCCCCGCCGTATCATAAATCACAACATCAAATAGCCCATCTTGTGCGTATTTCATCGCCTCTTTTGCCACACTAACAGGACTATTAGATTCTGAGTGAAACACCTCTGTCTCAATCTGTTCTCCCAATGTCTTTAACTGCGTAACGGCGGCTAATCTCTGCAAATCACAAGGCACAAGCAAAACCTTCTTATTTCGTGCTTTTAGATAGTTTGCAAGTTTTGCACAAGTCGTTGTCTTACCACTACCTTGCAAACCACTCATAAGGATATTTGTCGGCGGCTTTTGTGCGTAAGTAAAGCCATAAACTCCACTCACTTCCAAAATCTCTAAAAGAGACTGACTAAGTGCGTTTAAAAAGCTATCCCTACCTATGCCATTTGCCTTTGTTTTATCCTTTGTTTTTTGCAGAATCTCTTTAGTTGTTTTATGATATACATCATTTTTTAATAGAGCTTTTTTTAATTCATCTAGGGCTTTATCGAGTGCTTTTTCATCATCACTGAATCTAATCTTATTAATCGCCCCACGAAAGCCATTGCTCAAAGTCTCAAACATATTTATCCTTTTTATAGCACATAATTTATATACAAAGCTAGAATTATAACAAAATTTTACATAAAACCAAATTATAGCTATCCAATAAACTTCATATAAAAACATGCTAGAATTACAAAAAGATTCTAAAAAGGCAAAGCAGCTATGAATAATAAACAAGAACTCAATATAAAACAAGATTCAAAGCAAGATGAAATAATAAATATGTTTAATGACATTGCAAAAACCTATGATACAACAAATCGTGTTATGAGTATGGGGATTGATATAAGTTGGCGTAAAGAGGCGTGTAAAGAAGCTTTTCAAATCCTTAATAAACAAAAATTAGACATTGCAGATATTGCTTGTGGCACGGGCGATATGATGCTGCATTGGGAGCAATCTAGCAAGGATTTAGGCATAGAGATAGCAAGTATTGAGGGCATTGATCCATCAAGTGGTATGCTAGACCAAGCTAGAGAAAAGATCCCGCATGGAGTGTTTAAAGTCGCACAAGCAAATAATCTGCCCTTAGAATCTTGTAGCAAAGATATTATATCCATTGCCTATGGTTTGCGTAATGTCGTGGAGAGAGAAGCAGCATTAAAGGAATTTTACAGAGTGTTGCGTCCAAATGGTGTGCTTGTGATTTTAGAATTTACCACGCCAAATAAACATAATGTATTCTCAAAACTCATGCAATTTTATACAAAAAATATTTTGCCAATTGTAGGTGGGCTTATCTCTCGTAATTTTAAGGCGTATCGTTATTTGCCAGATTCTATTGATAGCTTTATTACTCGTGAGAGTTTAGAAGCTGAGCTTTTAGCGTGTGGTATGCCAACAATTTTTGCAAAAAGCTATAGTGCTAATGTCTCATCTCTACTCATAGCACAAAAGCAAGAGTAAATGCAAGGCTTTATCCTTAAAATCACAAAAAGCATTAGAGAAGATGTGATTGTAAAAGTGCTGACACAAGGGCATTATCACACACTTTATAGATTCTATGGAGCAAGGCATAATATCCTTTATACAGGGCGAAAAATCGATTTTGAGATAGAGTATCAAGGGGTGCATATACCAAAGCTACGAAACTTAACGCATTTGCCAAAGCCCTATGAAGTTGAGTTAGATAAGGTGTATGTATGGCAGCAGTTTTGTGCCTTGCTTGATAAGCATTTACATGAAGCAAAGCAGATAGAATCTTTTTATTTTGAGTTAATGGAGCATAGCGTTACTTTATTACACAGACAAAATGCAAGGCGACTTATTTGCAGTATGTATGCGAGTTTGCTTGAGTTTGAGGGCAGACTTTACAGAGAGGATAGTTGCTTTGCGTGTGGGGCTTTGCTGCATGAGTTTGTAGCTCTTACGCGTGGATTTCTCTTTGCATGTCCTAGCTGTGTTACAAGTCCCATTATTATGCAAAAACAGCTTATGCTTGATTTCTATGAGACAAAGAGTCTTATCAATATCGATGATATAAACTGCGATAGAATCTATGAGGTTGTATTGCAGGGGTTGTAACTTAATTTCCTTGCTATTTTTTTGATAACTTCACAAGGAAACGATATATCTCACTTCCAGCACTTACTTGTATATACATATCCCCAGCTTTTAGATTCTTATATGGGATAAGTATAAAACCACCTTTAACATCATTTTTTCGTAGTGTATTTTTACGCAAATAATGTGAGATTAAAAATTTCCTTGCATTAAAAGATTCAAGTTGCATATTGTAAAAATTCGCCCTTGCAAATGAATAATCATAGAATCTATATGCCATAAAAAAGCCATTATCAAACATAAAAGGCATGGGATAAATATGATAGGCATTCATGCTAAAAAAGGGATCACTCACTCTTAGATTTGGGGGTGTAGTCTCTATACCATAGTCATATAGGGCTTGAGAGAGACTGAAATTAGAGCGTGATAGGGCTTGAAAGCTATATGGTTTTATGGTCTTCTCATTCAGCACAATGGAGATATTTTCAGTGCTAAATTGTAAAATCTCATCACTAAGATTTTCTAAAGCGACATACAATATTAAAGGCACATTATCAAATCCGCCGATTGTCTCTTGTGCGATTTCTATTTGAATCTTGCTTTTTTCCTGCTTATCTTGCATGATGGCTACGCCATTATTATAGCTTGCTATCTTATCTGGCTTAACCACAAGTGAAGAACACGCCATAAAACACAAACTCACGCAACATAAAAAAACGAGTCTCACATACATAAAATTCCTTTAATTTTTTAGTGTAAATGATAGCATATTAGAGAATAAAAGAAGTAATATGCTCTAGCTTCGTATAAAATGTGCTATATATTTCTTGCGTTTTTATATTTATGAATTTGTGGTTTGGGCTTAAAATCTTGAATAAAATCCAAACTTATGTAATACAAAATTGCGGTTAAACTTTTTAGATTATGTTTAATGTGGGCAGGTTGCAGACAAGGTAGCATAACTATTTGGAGACTAGTTGCAACTTTTCTCATCATTTTCTCCGACCCAATAGGTTGTATAATTTTAGCAATATGGGCAACTTAACACAAACTTATGGAAATATAAGCAAAAAGTCTGTATTGTTTTGCATTCTAAAAATAGTAAAAGTTTTAGAATCTTGTGAGTTTTATCCATAGTATTGATTGATGGCAGGGTTATTTTAAAGCCAACTTTAATTAATAACTAAACCTTAATGAAAGGAAATCATGTATTTTCACATTCAAAATAGAAACTATAAAACCGCATTTATGCTTATAAGTGCTATATATATGCTGAATGCTACTTTATATGCTAGAGAAATTGCTGCTTACAATAAACATCATATTGCACTATCAAGCGATAATGACGCATATTTTGAGCCTACAAATTACGATAGATACTATACAGCTGGGCATAATCTTAGTTACACCTCAAAAGAATGGCAGAATAGTCCGCTTGCATATACTGCATTATTTTCTAGGCTTTTTAAGCGGGATTTAGCAAGCTCTTTTAGCATTGGTATAGGGCAAGAGGTTTATACGCCATCGGCGCGTTTCGCATTAAATCCACCTGCAAATGACGCCCCTTATGGCGGCTATCTCTATCTCAACACCATGATACAAAATCGCACAAATAACTTTTTAGAGCAACTTGAGCTAAACATTGGTATGGTAGGCAAGGCTGCACTGGGTAAAGAAGCACAGGATTTAATACATGAGTTAATTAACTATTATCCTTTGGCTGGTTGGGATCATCAGATTAGAAATGAATTT
Proteins encoded:
- a CDS encoding TonB-dependent receptor; the protein is MFSYTYVYKKDNKENAFFTQFNPKAITAKNNDDTPFFSYSSRLDVTQAGFAKEYFIKKRFNKKSLYISIFCAYTLLFMESLFADSLDITDNTTSKDSNTKHYQAKAATVTATRIPTTITEAPGNVSIIDKESIKMRPNSKISDTLRGIEGLRQSKSRGMDTFDGVTIRGVSSGAMIMLDGVILNDMDNNTKMITAMNADDLEQVEVIRGPFSNLYGSGALSGAINFVTAMPNKFELRANIGYGNPFVPNTAQENLVRGYLSIGDTFFDNKLKLKASYGFTTTDGYAADSAWVYKGDTILNNGVTGGIPSKNPQGTDIVIIGDMGKQKYQTHDLKFKAQYDLTESITLDSGLMFNYYGYTHEDHTTFLRKNGEEYWGDNSNTCNNCGGNRPMPMYAGRGIGQERFAQNIFYVGYKQYFDDILLSARYSRIDGWRDFNNPDGGASGETNANTTLTGGPGSQTKDRFQTNNLDIFTNIPIFDVGQNLLIGFQARQLSMDESVFNLNDWTNYSSNGSNYVNTKENKGGKSLMSGVFIELRSEWNKYLSTTLGLRYDYWLGYDYYTKTNSQVTNNSKHKISPKATLNYYINDTSTLKASIGQGFRAPTLSQMFSTYKTNNGITTIGNPNLKPESATSFDIGFEQKLSFSQYQGLVKAYYFNTFMSDVIYNHLEGNTNYLKNGGLALINGLELSYKQNLPYNLSLLFTYTFTNSDMLRNPADKSIEGKKLTGIPEHLGYAQIAYDDSVFFGSFGIEMMSKPFSRADNKDTIGGVYSATDGYVLGDVRVGYRFLKHYEVAFNATNIFNQKYFSYYRAPGAAFFIQAGATF
- the recO gene encoding recombination protein RecO; amino-acid sequence: MQGFILKITKSIREDVIVKVLTQGHYHTLYRFYGARHNILYTGRKIDFEIEYQGVHIPKLRNLTHLPKPYEVELDKVYVWQQFCALLDKHLHEAKQIESFYFELMEHSVTLLHRQNARRLICSMYASLLEFEGRLYREDSCFACGALLHEFVALTRGFLFACPSCVTSPIIMQKQLMLDFYETKSLINIDDINCDRIYEVVLQGL
- the ffh gene encoding signal recognition particle protein gives rise to the protein MFETLSNGFRGAINKIRFSDDEKALDKALDELKKALLKNDVYHKTTKEILQKTKDKTKANGIGRDSFLNALSQSLLEILEVSGVYGFTYAQKPPTNILMSGLQGSGKTTTCAKLANYLKARNKKVLLVPCDLQRLAAVTQLKTLGEQIETEVFHSESNSPVSVAKEAMKYAQDGLFDVVIYDTAGRLAIDESLMSELAEIKKAINPHDTFYVADSLSGQDGVRTAQTFHEKIGISGVILSKFDSDSKGGIALSIAYQIGIPLRFMGMGEKIADLDLFMPDRIVSRLMGAGDLTSLAEKTASVINPKEAKDIHKKIKKGTFTFTDFLNQIENVKKMGSVSSLMSMIPGMGNMAKSLKDVDLDNSEEIKIIRAMVNSMTQKERENPDLLNGSRRKRIALGSGLQVSDINRVLKQFDQASKFAKKLSQKGGIQSLLGMLSQNQIPR
- the glyQ gene encoding glycine--tRNA ligase subunit alpha, whose protein sequence is MLTFSEILLKLQTFWANATFNNTKGCAILQPYDIPAGAGTFHPATLLRSLDKTPWATAYVAPSRRPTDGRYGENPNRLGSYYQFQVLIKPSPDNIQELYLQSLEALGLDTNAHDIRFVEDNWESPTLGAWGLGWEVWLDGMEVTQFTYFQQVGGIPCESVSVEITYGVERLAMYIQGVESVFDIAWNESMKYADVHLQGEYEFSKYNFEVADTAFLFTSFENAQNEARNCLLAKLPLPAYDYTMLSSHFFNVLDARKAISVAQRQEYILKIRELAKGCATLYKEQEEERLNRIESVKSK
- a CDS encoding CoA-binding protein, giving the protein MDNKTTHLSDEIKREILQNAKTIMIVGLSPDTSKPSYHVASFLLEKGYDIIPIYPKGGEILGKKAFTSLKEAFIDISKKGVKCDIIDIFRKSEALPLVVSEICEIWGLESSIKDSCARESEIARDLDSNYNDQHSVVKLGKLDSINFAPQSPAPTQMVENLDSNSHHIKHSEISNTESKKDFSPMAQNDKILESFNTNNPCIWVQLGLQNAEAAKIAKQHGMLYEEDSCIKLEYMRIFSK
- a CDS encoding YceI family protein, coding for MRKIVLSAIVASSLAIVGMQAAPYKIDVSHSAINFKIGHMVVANVNGNFAKFSGNVDIDPKTKTLTKLDGEIDITSINTRDEERDGHLLGDAYFDAGTYPKGTLKATKITKAKNGIRVEADLTLRGVTKKVIFTGELKGPAQHPMLKKEIFGLTLQATINRKDFNIGKDTSGATMGESVDISINLELHPQ
- a CDS encoding tetratricopeptide repeat protein, which encodes MRLYILFFMLFYLCYAKDSKNELSESERKNAIVACANSHLESCEKLLNDNLPDIRTCNVRTECEFSGWLYIQVQEYTQSLPYLKKACDNNHKEGCDKLGFSYQRLNNYRKAKKYYKIACNKGSMSGCYNLAMLYYDGLGVRHSYEMANTLFEKICDNREGLGCLQLGIAYKEGLGVIQNQDKAKMYFEKGCSLSNNESCNFLDEYQSDMREEYNEEEGSNKNKSDESIE
- the ubiE gene encoding bifunctional demethylmenaquinone methyltransferase/2-methoxy-6-polyprenyl-1,4-benzoquinol methylase UbiE, with the protein product MNNKQELNIKQDSKQDEIINMFNDIAKTYDTTNRVMSMGIDISWRKEACKEAFQILNKQKLDIADIACGTGDMMLHWEQSSKDLGIEIASIEGIDPSSGMLDQAREKIPHGVFKVAQANNLPLESCSKDIISIAYGLRNVVEREAALKEFYRVLRPNGVLVILEFTTPNKHNVFSKLMQFYTKNILPIVGGLISRNFKAYRYLPDSIDSFITRESLEAELLACGMPTIFAKSYSANVSSLLIAQKQE
- a CDS encoding triose-phosphate isomerase, with product MKTIAANLKANHTPQSTLAYLSLLQTELQSLQNAKKHNIIVFPNQASLTDNIYTHFEIGAQNAYPIQNGAFTGEIGQEVLNALKIKHIMLGHSERRQILGENNAKIKEKFEFFMQENMRIMLCIGEDSGVPCVRDFLESQLQHIDLSYPLLTIAYEPIWAIGSGKTPSLKEIANIMQILKDLGVKKALYGGSVNKDNITSICSISDGVLIGGASLCAKNFSQMIALVE